Proteins encoded by one window of Nomascus leucogenys isolate Asia chromosome 19, Asia_NLE_v1, whole genome shotgun sequence:
- the LOC100589462 gene encoding olfactory receptor 3A2 has translation MEPEAGTNRTAVAEFILLGLVQAEEMRSVVFVLLLFACLVTIGGNLSILAAVLVEPKLHTPMHFFLGNLSVLDVGCVTATVPAMLGHLLSHKCTISYDACLSQLFFFHLLAGMDCFLLTTTAYDQFLAICWPLTYSTRMSQTVQRMLVAVSWTCAFTNALTHPIALTTLNFCGPSVINYFYCDLPQLFQLSCSSTQLNELLLFVAAAFMAVAPLVLISVSYAHVVAAVLQIRSAEGRKKAFSACGSHLTVVGIFYETGVFSYMRLGSVESSDKDKGIGVFMTVINPMLNPLIYSLRNTDVQGALCQLLVGKRSLT, from the coding sequence ATGGAGCCAGAAGCTGGGACCAACAGGACAGCCGTTGCTGAGTTCATTCTACTGGGCCTAGTGCAAGCAGAAGAGATGCGGTCTGTGGTCTTTGTGCTCCTCCTCTTTGCCTGTCTGGTCACAATTGGGGGCAACCTCAGCATCCTGGCAGCTGTCTTGGTGGAGCCCAAACTCCACACCCCCATGCACTTCTTCCTGGGGAACCTATCAGTGCTGGATGTCGGATGTGTCACTGCCACTGTTCCTGCAATGTTGGGTCATCTCTTGTCCCACAAGTGCACAATTTCCTATGatgcctgcctctcccagctcttcTTCTTCCACCTTCTGGCTGGGATGGACTGCTTCCTGCTGACCACCACGGCCTATGACCAATTCCTGGCCATCTGCTGGCCCCTCACCTACAGCACCCGCATGAGTCAGACAGTCCAGAGGATGTTGGTGGCTGTGTCCTGGACTTGTGCCTTCACCAATGCACTGACCCACCCTATTGCCTTAACTACCCTCAACTTCTGTGGCCCCAGTGTGATCAATTACTTCTACTGTGACCTCCCACAGCTCTTCCAGCTCTCCTGCTCCAGCACCCAACTCAATGAGCTGCTGCTCTTTGTAGCAGCAGCCTTCATGGCTGTGGCGCCCTTGGTCCTCATCAGCGTGTCCTATGCTCATGTGGTAGCTGCCGTGCTGCAAATCCGCTCTGCTGAGGGCAGAAAGAAGGCCTTCTCCGCATGTGGCTCCCACCTCACTGTGGTGGGCATCTTCTATGAGACAGGTGTCTTCAGCTACATGAGGCTGGGTTCAGTGGAATCTTCAGACAAGGATAAGGGGATTGGAGTTTTCATGACTGTGATCAACCCCATGCTGAACCCACTTATCTACAGCCTCAGAAATACTGATGTTCAGGGCGCTCTGTGTCAGTTACTTGTGGGGAAGCGATCACTGACCTGA
- the LOC100584454 gene encoding olfactory receptor 1D5, giving the protein MRALNKHLLVLMLQRVGEMDGDNQSENSQFLLLGMSESPGQQRMLFWMFLSMYLVTVVGNVLIILAISSDSCLHTPMYFFLANLSFTDLFFVTNTIPKMLVNLQSQNKAISYAGCLTQLYFLVSLVTLDNLILALMAYDHYVAICCPLHHVTAMSPGLCVLLLSLCWGLSVLYGLLLMTRVTFCGPREIHYLFCEMYILLRLACSNTHIIHTVLTATGCFIFITPLGFTTTSYVRIVRTILQIPSASKKYKAFSTCASHLGVVSLFYGTLAMVYLQPLHTYSMKDSVATATYAVVTPMMNPFIYSLRNKDVHGALGRLLGRPFQRPK; this is encoded by the coding sequence ATGAGggcacttaataaacatttgttggtgTTAATGTTGCAGAGAGTTGGGGAAATGGATGGAGAcaaccagagtgagaactcacaGTTCCTCCTCCTGGGGATGTCAGAGAGTCCTGGGCAGCAGCGGATGCTGTTTTGGATGTTCCTGTCCATGTACCTGGTCACGGTGGTGGGAAATGTGCTCATCATCCTGGCCATCAGCTCTGATTCCTGCCTGCACACCCCCATGTACTTCTTCCTGGCCAACCTCTCCTTCACTGACCTCTTCTTTGTCACCAACACAATCCCCAAGATGCTGGTGAACCTCCAGTCCCAGAACAAAGCCATCTCCTATGCAGGGTGTCTGACGCAGCTCTACTTCCTGGTCTCCCTGGTGACCCTGGACAACCTCATCCTGGCTCTGATGGCATATGATCACTATGTGGCCATCTGCTGCCCCCTCCACCATGTCACAGCCATGAGCCCTGGGCTCTGTGTCTTGCTCCTCTCCCTGTGTTGGGGGCTGTCTGTTCTCTATGGCCTCCTCCTCATGACCAGGGTGACCTTCTGTGGGCCTCGAGAGATCCACTACCTCTTCTGTGAGATGTACATCCTGCTGCGGCTGGCATGTTCCAACACCCACATCATTCACACAGTGCTGACTGCCACTGGCTGCTTCATCTTCATCACCCCCTTAGGGTTCACGACCACATCCTATGTACGTATTGTCAGAACCATCCTTCAAATACCCTCAGCCTCTAAGAAATACAAAGCCTTCTCTACCTGTGCCTCACATTTGGGTGTGGTCTCCCTCTTTTATGGGACGCTTGCTATGGTGTACCTGCAGCCCCTCCACACCTACTCCATGAAGGACTCAGTAGCCACAGCGACGTATGCTGTGGTGACACCTATGATGAACCCTTTCATCTACAGCCTGAGAAACAAAGATGTGCATGGGGCTCTGGGAAGACTCCTAGGGAGACCCTTTCAGAGGCCTAAATGA
- the LOC100584127 gene encoding LOW QUALITY PROTEIN: olfactory receptor 1P1-like (The sequence of the model RefSeq protein was modified relative to this genomic sequence to represent the inferred CDS: inserted 1 base in 1 codon), with protein MGEVHLDTVQGREEDGIGCALHAASNRQKERKPREQHAHQSKVKHFYRILVGLTQDFFPLTCELLEGGNQTSTLEFLLWGLSDQPQQQHILFLLCLWMCVVTVAGNLLTVLATGTDTHLRTPMYFFLASLSCADIFFTSTTVPKALVNIHTQSTSVSYAGCLAQRYFFLTFGDMDIFLLATMAYDRYVAIRHPFHYMTIMSLHRCALLMTACWTLTSLVAMTHTFLIFRLSFCSKIIPDFFCDLGSLMKVSCSDAQVSELVPLFLGGAVILIPFMLILVSYIRITSAILRXPSAQGRRKAFSTCGSHLIVVALFFEVVIRAYLCPSFSSSNSVEGDTAAAVMYTVVTPLLNPFIYSLRNKDMKAAVVRLLEGRVSFSQGQRLLLRN; from the exons ATGGGTGAGGTTCATCTAGATACAGTGCaggggagagaagaggatggAATCGGCTGTGCTCTACATGCAGCCAGCAAcagacagaaggagagaaag CCCAGAGAACAGCATGCTCACCAGtctaaagtaaaacatttttacagAATTCTAGTGGGGCTTACtcaagatttttttcctctgacctGTGAGCTCCTGGAAGGAGGGAATCAGACTAGCACCTTGGAGTTCCTCCTCTGGGGGCTCTCAGACCAGCCACAGCAGCAACACATCCTCTTCCTGCTGTGTCTGTGGATGTGCGTGGTCACTGTGGCTGGGAACCTGCTCACTGTCCTGGCCACTGGCACCGACACACACCTCCGCACCCCCATGTACTTCTTCCTTGCCAGCTTGTCGTGTGCAGACATCTTTTTCACCTCCACCACTGTGCCCAAGGCCCTGGTGAACATCCACACCCAGAGCACGTCCGTTTCCTACGCAGGATGCTTGGCACAGCGCTACTTCTTCTTGACTTTTGGGGACATGGACATCTTTCTCCTGGCTACAATGGCCTATGACCGCTACGTGGCCATTCGCCACCCGTTCCACTATATGACGATCATGAGCCTCCACCGCTGTGCCCTCCTGATGACCGCCTGCTGGACCCTCACGAGTCTTGTCGCCATGACTCACACCTTCCTCATATTCCGGCTTTCCTTCTGCTCTAAGATCATTCCTGACTTCTTCTGTGATTTGGGATCGCTGATGAAGGTgtcttgctctgacgcccaggtCAGTGAGCTTGTGCCCCTCTTCCTAGGGGGAGCagtcattttaattccttttatgCTCATCCTGGTCTCTTATATCCGCATCACTTCAGCCATCCTCA GCCCCTCTGCCCAGGGAAGGCGTAAGGCCTTCTCTACCTGCGGCTCTCACCTCATTGTTGTTGCTCTGTTTTTCGAGGTGGTGATCAGGGCTTATCTGTGCccctcattttcttcctccaaCTCAGTAGAGGGGGATACAGCGGCTGCTGTCATGTACACCGTGGTGACTCCCCTGCTGAACCCCTTTATTTACAGCCTGCGGAACAAGGACATGAAGGCTGCGGTGGTTAGACTTCTCGAGGGTAGAGTCTCCTTCTCACAGGGCCAGCGACTTCTGCTGAGAAACTGA